The nucleotide window GAAGCAGCTGCCTTGACTGTGGGAGTCTTCATGCTGTCCTGGTCCATTGTGGGGACCAGGGAGCCCATCCCCCGGAGGGGTAAGCCCAGGCTTAGGGGCAGTGACACGCAGCTGAGATGCAGGGCGAGCCTGGGCACATCcgtgcagggagctgggggagctcGGGGAGGGGGAGCATGTGGCAAAGGAGAAGGGGAGCTAAGGGTCATGTCTGGACTGCAGGATCCTGATGGGAGGAACATGCTGATGGCTGAATGACAGGTCTCCAAAAGGAGGGCTGGATATGTCCCTCTCCCCTGGCACCTGCTAGAAGCATCATATTCAGAGAGCTGTGTCTTGTCCTCGGCTTCTACCGGGGCAGGGATGAGGCGGGGAGGGAAGACTGGGATTTATGGTCCATCTTGCACCCTGAAATTGTGTCACGAGAGATACTGTGGGAGTCTTCATGCTGTTCTGGAGGGGCTGACACAgcctgggcacaggggctgtgccagCTTACCCCAGGGCCAAGCCCCACTGTGGGCTCAGGCACCTCACAGTGCTCAGGCCCCTCCAGGTGCCCCGTGTGCTGCTCTGGCTCATGATTGAGATCGCCATCATCGGCTCTGACATGCAGGAGGTGATTGGGACGGCCATCGCCTTCAGCCTGCTCTCAGCCGGCCGGTGAGCTATTCGACAGAAACCCCCACAGCCTCCCCCATGGAGGGCCACGTGTCTAACAGCCTCCCTCATCATCCTGTAGCATCCCCCTCTGGGGTGGGGTCCTCATCACCATTGTGGACaccatcttcttcctcttccttgaCAAGTATGGTGAGTGCCGGGGCAGGGGGACAGAGGATGTTCCCACAGGCAGCCCTAGTGCTCATGGCCCTGACAGCCCCCACTCTGTCCCACACCATCTCTCAACCCCTCTAGGGCTCCGCAAGCTGGAGGCTTTCTTCGGCCTCCTCATCACCATCATGGCCCTCAGCTTCGGCTACGAGGTGAAGGGGGAAGCTGGGGACGCCCTTCCTCTGCTGGATGCTGGCAGGGGAGAGTCCCCACCGgcactggggctgcagcagtggaaGGGAGCAGCTCACAGTGCCCCTTCCCACTCATCttcagtatgtgatggtgaggccagcacaggcagaggtgctgaggggcattTTCCTGCCCTACTGCCAAGGCTGTGGGCGAGAGGAGCTGCTCCAGGCCGTGGGCATCGTTGGTGCCATCATTATGCCTCATAACATCTTCCTCCACTCTTCCTTGGTCAAGGTAAGACACAAGCAGGTGCTGCCACCCTGAGGTGTCACAGGGGAAACTTGTTCCTCTGACCTCGTGGCACTCGTGTCACCCATTGTTGACAGACACGGGCAATTGACCGGTCGAAGAAGGAGGCAGTGCAGGAGGCCAACATGTATTTCCTGACCGAGTCCTGCCTGGCCCTCTTCGTCTCCTTCCTCATCAACCTCTTTGTCATGGCTGTCTTCGGCGAGGCTTTCTACCGCCAGCGAAACCAGGACGTGGTGAGTGTCACCTCACGACGTGACGGCTGTGGAGACAGGCAGGGGAGTCCCTTAGAGAGTGGGTGGCCTCGTCCCCTGAGACGCGGTACAGGGGAGTCCCCCTGTGTCTGTGGGGAATAGTGGGGGCCCTCACGCTCGTGCCCGCCACGCCTTGCAGCACAACAAGTGCATCAACAGCAGCGTCAGCCACTACGCCAGCATCTTCCCCACCAACAATGAGACGGTCTCTGTGGATATCTACCAGGGGGTAAGTGGCCCCAGGCCGTGCCCAGCGGGCATCTGTACCCATCTGAGGCTTCCCCCATTGCTGGAAGGCTGGGAGCTGATGGGGGTGcccctggggtgggggggacaCTTTGGAGTCCCCGTGGGATGTCCCTGCACAGGGTGTCATCCTTGGCTGCTATTTTGGGGCCGTGGCACTTTACATCTGGGCCGTCGGGATCCTGGCAGCAGGACAGAGCTCCACGATGACGGGGACCTACGCGGGACAGTTTGTCATGGAGGTGAGGGACAGGATTCCTGCAAGGGCCTGCTCAGCACCCCGGTACAGATGAGGGGTGATGCCCCTTCCATGTTCCTCTGAGCCAGAGTTTGGGGGGTGCACCCTGGCACCGTGCCCCAGGCACGGCAAGGGGTGAGGGCGCAGGTTTTGGCATGTCTCCAGGGCTTCCTGCAGCTCCGTTGGTCCCGCTTTGCCCGGGTGCTCTTCACCCGCTCATTCGCTATCCTGCCCACAGTCTTCGTGGCTGCCTTCAAGGATGTCAGCCACCTCACAGGCATGAATGACCTGCTCAACGTCCTGCAGAGCATTCTGGTAAGGGATGTGGGGGCACTGTCTGCCCCCTCAACGTCCCATCCCGACAGCCATGTCCTCCCTCACCCTTCTCTCCTTCCAGCTGCCCTTTGCTGTCCTGCCCATCCTCACCTTCACCAGCCTGCGCCCGCTCATGCAGGACTTCACCAACGGCCTGTGAGTGccagggtgtggggaggggtcccAGAGGGGGAGCAGATCAGAgccttctccctccctttgGCCCATCCTGTGTccctacccccccccccccccccccccccccggtcCACGGGGCAGCTGGTATATTGGTGTTGGGGGAAGGGTCATGTTCATTCCTACCTGCTCAGGACAGCCAGAGCGGGTAAACCCCATCACTGCCCTCTCCATCCTCATCCCAGTGCCAGGTCTGGCCCCCTCGGGTCCTCACCCACAAACTGAGATCCCCCAGACTGTTGTGCCCTGGTGGTACATGGGGTGGTGGCTCTGCCCTTGTGCTGACACCCATtcacctgcctgcagcccagggaagtTGCTGATGACCCTCATCACAGGGCTGGTCTGCGCCATCAACATCTACTTCGTGGTGGACTTTCTGCCCACACTGCAGGGCCTGGGGTACTACATCcccctgggcctgctgctggctgcctaCGTAGCCTTCGTCGCCTACCTGGTAGGGCTGGCACGGCAGGAAGGGACAAGCATGTGGGGGACGGTGTCCCCGGGGGGTACCCATCTACCCATCTCTTTGCCTCCTCCCACAGATCTGGACATGCAGCATCGCCCATGGAGCCCGGTTCCTGGCCCGGGGCCACCACAGCCAGTTCAGCTTCGGCGTCTCCCTTGACCAGCCGGTGCTGACAGGGACCCGGTGACAGACCCCGTCCCCCCTTACTGTCCCCCCCTCTCCTTGCCCAGCACGGCCTCCCTGCACCGGGCACCGATTTGATACCATGCCACAGGTGCACCCAGCAAGAAAGGGGTTAACAGACTCCCAAGTTTTTAGAGCCCTCCTCCCAAAATCCAGGGGTCCAGGCTGGATGCGGGAATGCAGCGAGAGATGTCCCCGGCACCTAGCACAGAGGCTTCAGCGCCTGAGCCGCCTGGGACCACCTCCTCCTCATTACCGCCGGGAACCGCCGGCCCCCGGGACCGCTAATCACCTTCCGGGGTTTCTAATCACCTCCCGGGATCGCTAATTAGCGCCCGGGACCGCTAATCACCTCTCGGGACCGCTAACCGCCCGTCCCTCTCcgcccggggcagccccggcccggCTTCCACGGGGGGCTCCGAAATTCGGGACGGCGGTGAGGGGGCTGATAAATGGCGTGTTCGTAACCCGGCCTGAGCCTCGCCGCTGCTGCGCGCCCCGGGGGCGGCGACGGGACCCCCCCCGACCGGACCCTTTGCCGGGGTGTCGGCGGGGGGAGGCTGGATACACCCGCGTGTGGccggggggagggggcgggaCTCAGCCCCAGCTCTTGGCGTTCCCCCGGGAGGAGCGGGGGGGCACGGTGCCCTTCCCGCCCCGGATGCCCCGTTTCCCGCCCGCCGGCCCCAGCGAATGCGGAGCCGTCTGGACCCTCTCGAGGGGTGCCCGTTGATCCCCCCGCCCCGCGTCGGTCCCGCACCCCgcgcggggaggggggtggTCTCGCCGTGCTTCGCCTCCCGCCGCGGCGCGCACTTGCGAGACGCTCCCTGGCTGTTTCAAGGCTCCCCTCTCTCCAGCACCCCCACTCCCCAAAATACCCCTTCCCGGACCAGCCCCGCGGGGAGGTACAGAGGGGGGAAACTTGGGGCGCTGATGCCCCCAACCCCCGCCGCTTTGTGCCCCCCCTCCGGGCAGGGGACCCCCACTCCCAGGGGCCGCGCTTGTTTATGTGAAGAATTTCCCCTTCCTTAAAAGGGCGATgccggcggagcggggcggtgccgcccccccgccccggctGGCCCGGCCTCGGGCTGCTTGAAGGAGGAGCCCGAGCGGTGGGGCCCACCGAACGGCGGGGTCGTGTATGCGTGCGTGCCCCCGCCGCAATCCCCCTCCCCGGACGCATCCTGACCCCAGGCGCGGGGCTGACACCGGCCCTGGCGAGGAGCAGGAGGGACTGGCACCGGCCCGCGGGCTTTCCAAGAAGCACCCCCCAACAACGGGGTGTCCCTGCCCCGCGGTTCTGAGCAAAGGGGGGCCCCGGGGTCATTCCCAACGGGTGCAAGGCTGGGGGATGCTGGGTTCTGCGGGATGCAAGGAGCAGCCCCACGGATTGTCTGGGGACAGGAGATCCCCGAGGGCTGTGCCCACCGGGATCACGTTTTTCCATCCAGGACCCCCAGCCCGGGGCCACCCGCATGGAGGACCCAGCCCCGGCTGTGGGGCAACACTTTATGGGTCAGAGCTCCCGGGGCCATGGTAAGCTGTGGGAACAGGGAATAGCATCTAGGACCGCAGCCTGAGGGCAGCAGGGTAGCACAGAGGGGTCCCTTGGTGCCTTTCTGCACTGTGCCCACTGCCCACACATCCTGCTGTTGTCTGCCTGCCCCTGGCCTGGGGGTGCAGGTGAGGCCCCCGTCCCCACAAGCTTCGTGTCCCACACTCTCAAGATGGGGTCAACTTCCCTCTGAGTTCCTCGGCTGCCCAATCTCTTCCTGAGTGAGCAGTGAGGCTGGAAATGATGTTCCATCCTTGGATGTCTGGCCCAGAGAGTTTCTTAATTACATTAATTAGAGGATGGCTAGGGCCTGGCTGAGCTGGGGTTGCTGCCTGAGCATGGCTCGtcagggagggagaagaaggaTTGGGACAGAAGGCCTTGAGAAGACAGTGTGTGGTCTCCACAGCCATCCCCATAGCGAGCAGCATTCCCTGGCACCCACCAGCAGAACGGCTCAGCCCAAGCAGCCGGCTGGAGATGAGGCAGCCATCCTGCCCAGCTCCACCTGCGCTAAAGAACAGCACAGGTCATCCCAAAACAGAGAGTGGAAGAAGCACAAcctcttcctcctgccaggCAGGTGGGCAGTGCTGGCTGGCTGATCaggagagctggctgctgcctaATCCAGTGCTGCAGAGCGTCAGGGAAACTCAGGCACGACTGTTGCCCACTGTCAGGGAAGGTGGCAGGATGGAGTGTCCCggttcccagctgcagcccgGTTCCTGCCATGGCTCCCCCGGgcgtttgtgatgccaggatgCCCTTCACGGAGCTAGGCGTGGGGGAAGCAGAAGCATGCTGTATCCTTTCACTCTGCCAGTGTTTTCCGCTGccctccctgcagcaccctCGATCCACAGGGAGGCACCTCCTGATGCTGGACCTCATTTTGCAGAGTGGTCACCCGTGGACACGGATCAGTTTTGTTCCCCACGTAGGCAGGAGGGGCAGATGCCCTCCCCGTTGCCCAGGAGACAGGACATGGTAGCCCCCGGGTCAGAAAGGAGTTCAGCCCCTGAAGCTCCCAGTCCCACAGCTGAGAGAGCTTGAAAAGATCCCAGACAAGCTCAGATGGGGAATTTCCAACCAGCTCTGCCCCCAGGGCAGTGCTGTCAGAGAACACAGTACTTCTTGCCACCAGTATGGCAAAGGAAGAGGTGACAGGACCAGCTGgacacccccccacacacacgcCTCGGGCAAGACGCTGTCCAGGGACAGCTTTGCAAGGCTGGGCTtgtgcagggggagggggctggggataAAGGGTGGCTTGCCGGCGGGAGTCGGGTGTCTCCAGAGGGAATTGCTGCATCCTCAAGCTCTTAttaagagctgcttttcagaaaacagtCCTCCTTCCTTCTGAAAGTCTATTAATAATGGATCTATAGGAATTCCCCAAACAATTGTGCACCtgcaggggaaagaaagaaaaaagtgggcGGTTCCTGGTGCCTCCCCAAGCACCTGGTGCCCCACAGGCTGCCCTGTCCTGGCGATGGGAGTGAGTCCCCGGGAGCGCGACAAGGACTCCCAACCAGGAGCCAGCAGGCccaggggtctctgctccagggcACACCGAGCATGGAGGGGCTGGGAGCCGGCTGCGTAGCCCAGCGGTGGCTGCAAGGGGCTGCCAGCTGGATATGAGGTAACACCCGGAGGAGTGACAGCAGGACCGatcccctctctccctccattATCCCCGAGCCGAGCGAACGGAGGGGGGAGCCCGGGGAGGTTGGCAGAGACCCTAGTCCACCATCATGCACAATGTGCGGGTCGCTCTTCGCAGCCAGATGCGCGGAATCTCCCGCCGCGGACCgcaccgccccgcaccgccccgcaccCTCAGCCGCGGCTCGGCGGGAACCTCCGCTCCTCCCCCGCGGGGCGGGTGCCGGGAggcggaggaggaggaaaggggggGGTGTCCCCCCCCTCGGTGTTGCCCTTTTAAGGGGTTCCTTGAAACCGCGCCCGGGTTCCATGTTTGCGGCCCCAGCCCGGGCGGAGGAAACTCCATGTTGTAACAAAGTTTCCTCCGCGGCGCCGctcccgcgcccgccgccccgcgccgccgccggcgcccgccccgcctcccccccgccccgggggCCGCGCCGGGGGGGGCCGCCCCTCAcgccccccctcccccggcGCCCATGGAGCACCAGTCCATCATCGCCCAGGttagcagggaggaggggagcgCCCCGCTGCAGGAGAAAGGTaacgcgggggggggggggaatccctcccctcagcccccagtgagggagagggaggaggggggaaagtCTCTGGCGTCGGGGGGGGGGCCTGGGGGTGGCTGCTCCCGGAGGGTGCGATGAGCTGCGGGCAGTCTCAGCCCGGCCCCGCGCGTcgcgctgccccggggctggcgGGGGAGGCGCGGGGGCGCGGGGCTTGGCGGGGGACGGGGCTCGGACGGAACAGGGCTGCGTGCAGCCGCCTGGGCGCGGGGGGCTGTGCCCTGTCCCCTCCCGTCCTCCCGCAGCGCGTCGGTGGCCCCGTGCTGCTCGGGCCCCGGTGCTCGGCGTATCTGCCCTGTCTCCTCCGGAGCCGGGAGCGGGGACGGTGCCTGCAGCGGctgtggggaaactgaggcagggaagaGTCCGAGCGCCGAGCACTCCGGAGGTGCAGCCAGGCGACTGCCTTCCCCGTCCCTGCGCGCTCTCCGCCCGGCGAAGGGGGTTTGGCGAGAAACGCCGCCCGTGTTGCTGCCTGCCGGCCTGGGCAGCTGGCGGGGCAGGGGGGCAAGCGGGAAGGGGAGACGCTTCTGCCCCACGAGCTCCCTGCGACGGAGAGCCCCCCGGGGCACAACGCAAGGAAGCTGCGGCTCCGGGCCCAggccggccccgctcccggcccGCGCTGGGGGCAGGATCCGGCCGTGGGGGCCGGCGAGGAAGGGGCCGGACCCGCCGCGCTGCCCCCGGAGCGCGGGGCGGGCAGGAGCTGcccccctgcctcagtttcccctgcaCCCGCCAATGAGGGCTGCGGGAACGGCGCCCAGGGGCGAGTACTTCGCCCTCATTGGTGTCTCACCTCCGGTACGCTCGAGTCCGCCAATGAGGGCGGAGGGGTGGGTGGGGGCGGGGAAACGAGGGGCTGTAAGCCCCGCCTCCACCAGCTCCACCCCTCCGCTCACAGGGACCCCCCGCGTGGGTCGGTGCCCCCCGGGGACACGGCGGGGTCGAGGTGCTCggccctccctgctctgttctgggAGGGTCCCGAGCCGCGCGCAGAGGGGGCCGCAGGAGTTGGGGGGATCACggcagggagggggctgcgagtgaggaggtgggtgatccCCACCCATGCGTGTCCGCGGCGCAGGGTAGGAAGGGCGGCCGGACGGGTGCCCAGGGCTGATAAGGGGTGTGGGGGGCTCTGTGAGGGCCCCCCCAGCACGTTCAGTGTCTGGTGTCTGAGCCTGGATGCGAGACTCGCCTGCCCCCCCTTCCCCCATGGTCTGTCTGTAACGGGGGATGGGGGGGACCCCAGGAGTGCCCATGACCCGCCGTCCCCCCGCAGGTACCCAGGCCCCTGCCAAGAAGCCGCGGAGCCGCAGCATTCTCCAGTCCCTGttctgctgcctgtgcagcGATGAGGGAGAGCCCCGCGCCGGCCCCCCCAGCGCCCCGCTGCTGGTGGAGGAGAATGGAGCCCTGCCCAAGGTAACCCCCCTGCTTACCCCCCCTCCCTGCTTCTCCTGGGCCAGGATGGAGGGGCTAAAGTGGGTTCCTTCCTTGCGCCGTGCCCCCCTGCCCCATCTCTGTGGGGAGAGGGTGCCCCTTGCCACCCTGCTAACCCCTCCCCTTCAATTTGCATGTGCCCTCCCCCCGTACCCCCCTGCAGGCTGCTGTCAAACACCTCTTGCCTGAGATCAAGCCACAGGATGCCAGCAAGCTCTGCGTGGTCATCGACCTGGATGAGACGTTGGTGCACAGCTCCTTCAAGGTGGGGAACAACGTGGGGAACACACCAACCCCTACCGCTCCTACCCTCCTGCCAGCTCTGTTCCCCCCTCAAGTGATGGCCAGCACGCAGGCACCCACAACCGACCTCGGCTGCAGCTGTGCCGGGTTGCAAGGAGTGTCCCTGTGGGAGTGGAGGGGGGCCGTGGGGATGGTGGGGGCGGGCAGAGGGTGGCTGCCTAGTGCTGACCCTGCTGTGCCCTCCTCAGCCAGTGAACAATGCTGACTTCATCATTCCCGTGGAAATCGATGGCATCATGCACCAGGTAATGGGACGATGGGGGGCACAACCCCCTCTGCGCCCTCCCTGGGGACCGGGAGCTGTCCCAGCGCTCCAGGGCATTTGGGAGGGAGcatcagggtgctggggctggcaccTTGCGGGGGACAGAGGTGGGTGACCCTCTTcccagggggctggggaggcgAAGGAGTAGTCCTGGCATGCTGCCTTCCTGCAGTGGCCGGCCCCGGGTTCAAGTAATCCAGGATAGGCTGTGGTCTGGGCAGTCAGCCTGTTCTCGGTTACTTGGCTCTGGAGCCGGCCGGATGCTTCACCCGGGCCGTGGCAGCGGGGCCATGGCAGCCACCAGCCCCCGGGGCACAGGGCCGGGGGCGTCTCCTCGGAGTGGCagtgggggtgggcaggggacAGCCAGCACCGTGCTGCCCTCGGCCCTGTGCCCGCAGGTGTACGTGCTCAAGCGTCCACACGTGGACGAGTTCCTGCAGCGCATGGGCGAGCTCTTCGAGTGTGTGCTCTTCACCGCCAGCCTGGCCAAGGTGGGTgtccctgccccgctgcccgccgccatcgccctcccctccccagccatcCCCCCGTGGCCGAGGCACGGTGTGAGCTGGAGCCGGGCGCTGTGGATGCAGCGGGGCGGGCCCGGTGGTGACTTGCCCCCGGTGCCCGTCCCGTGCCCGCAGTACGCGGACCCCGTGGCTGACCTGCTGGACAAATGGGGGGCTTTCCGGGCACGGCTCTTCCGCGAGTCCTGCGTCTTCCACCGCGGCAACTACGTGAAGGACCTGAGCCGCCTGGGCCGCGACCTGCGCCGCATCATCATCGTCGACAACTCGCCCGCGTCCTACATCTTCCACCCCGATAATGCCGTACGTACCCGGGGGTCGGggcgtggggagggggcggtGCCGGGGCTCCCCCCGCTCAGCTGCCGTCCCCCCGCGCTGCCCACAGGTGCCGGTGGCCTCCTGGTTCGATAACATGGCGGACACGGAGCTGCTGGACCTGCTGCCCTTCTTCGAGAGGCTCAGCAAGGTGGAGGACGTGTACGCAGTGCTCAAGAAGCAGCGGACTAACAGCTAGtggccccccccccgccccaccGGGTGCTGCCAGAGCGGGGGGTAGGGGGGCGCCGTCGTGGCAGCCAGGTGCCTTGTTTTAGGGGGAGGGGTGTCCCAGTGCACCCTGCTGCCCGCCCTGGGTGGGCGCGGGTGTCCTCCCTGCCCGCTGAGGTGGGGGTATGTGGGAGCCCCCACTGGAAAGCTGGTGTGGgaggaggggctgtgggtgatctACTGCCTTGCTGTGTTGGGGACCTGTTGTGGGGGTCCCATCCTTCCCTTTGTCACCCCCCCGCCTCGACCTGCCCCCTCCCCATAATGGTTCTCAGGTCCTTTCCCCTCCGTGTTCCCCCTGAGTGGGGACGAGgggtcagcagctgctgctttccactGCCTTTGAGGGGGGGAACGGACCCCCcccatccaggctctgcctctTGGGGGGTGACAGCCCTTGGCTTCAGTCTGCAGGGGCCATGAGAAGGGTTAACCCCTAACAGCTGCCAAAACCTTGGGTTGGGTGTGTATTAACAGCCTTGGTGCATGGGGCGACCGGCATACCCTTAactctgccactgctgcagctcatcACCCTGGGGGGGGGTCGTATCCCTACCCCTCCTGCGTGCCTTCTGCTGCTCCCCCACCTAGGGGGGGTTGTTTGGGGGAGGCagccaggccccagcactgagctccTGGCTGCAGATGCCCCCCACGTGCCTTGGCTCCCCatgccccctcccagccctgcaggaggTGTGCCTGGGggtctcttcctcctccaacCTCGGTTTCTTCCCATGGTGGGGGCAGGTCTGCGCCTCCCCCCCACTCCAGTTACACTGTGTCAGTGGGAGTCACTCCAGTCACCAGGGGGGGTATCCCCTCCTGGGGGGCAtgcaccccctccccatccatGTGCAGCTTCAACAAAGGCTGCAACTGCTGGGGGGGGggcacccccacaccagccttaCTCTGCCCCCCTCCACCTTACCCCAGCCGTCCCATctgggacagggatggggggCACTATACCCCTCTCCCCCACCCCACAGCCTGGGGTTAACCCTGACCCCCATGGGGTTGGGCCTGTGCCAGGGTGTCCCCCAgctgtggggggctgggggctctcagggagggaggggggttgggggctgAGCTCAGCCATGTCTTTTTTAGCGTTGCAATATGGACAATGGTTCGTGTCTTTTTAGGGGGAAAAGCAACGGTTTCCAAAAAAAATCATGGGTGCCTTTTAGCGCTGTGCCAGGGaagggggggtcaggctgggggtgggatgCGAGGGGCTGTTTGCTCTCCGGTGCTGCCCATCTCCCAGCGCTGGGTGCAGGGATCCTCCCAggcctgcctgccctgcagcccctgcccacgCTGGGAGGAGGGGGGTGATGCTGTGGCACGCTTACCCCCCACCCCTGACTCCAgacccctgcctgccccaggccTCATCCTGCCCCCCCCAGGAGGGTTGAACTCAGCACTTTATATTAGACAAGTCAAACGGCTCCAGCAGAGCCCCTGCCCCACCagcacccctgggtgctgcagcGCCCCAGGAGCACAGCCCTCCCCACGCTGGGCACCcttgggggggtgagggggggacTGGAGGTGACATTGGGAGGGCTGGGGGACCAGATCCAAGTGCCTTCATGTCATTAAAGCTGTCAAACCATCTTGGAAAGGagtcctctgtgtgtgtgtgtgtgtgcacacgtgggcacaggctgcctctGTGTCACTAGTGGGGTAAGGAGTCCCAGGGAGCCCCAAAGTCCCCCTGGGAAGGGGGGGATGCTGCAGGTCAGTGCAGGGGGAGCACTGCAGAGGTGGGGGATTGATCACCTTCCTACTCTGAGGCAGCCCCACTGCCCTGGCACCCCGCCAGGGTAAAGGACCCTGATGCCACAGGGATGGGGATCCTGCCCGTTTGGGAAGGAGGGGTTGGTTACAAGTGCTCCCTTCCTCAGGTTCCTCCAAATAAGGTGTCAGACTATCCTCTCAtagtgtggggggggggggggggggtcactgaGGGGGTCTTGTGACCCTCCTCCCTTTCCCAAACAGCCCGTGCTGCCCTCGTTGGCCCTGTGCCTCCCCTCATTAATGAAGTCCCTGTCGTCCCCGATGGCTGTACTAATTACTGAGTTCATTAGTGCCTGGCTGGGGGGCCCGgggagggggtgagccctctgGGGTTGGCATGGGGTTTCCCCCCACCCCGCTGTGCCACACCATTGGGCTCAGCCGTGGGCTGCAGCCACCAAGCCAAGAGCAGCCGCTCAGGAGTCACAGCCCCCCGGGGACTCTGCATCCAGGTAAGGCTCCCACGGGGGACACGGGTGGGGATTAGGAGCTGGGTGGCGCAGTTTGAGTGTTTTGGGGACCCAGGGGAGGAGatggcaggatctggggctccctgcagcccaagGCTGGCACTGGGGcgagggctgggctgtgggatgcCTGACACCTGGGCTGCTGGCTCAGCAGGGCACCTGAGATAAGGCTGCAGCAATCCTGCGGTGCTGAGGGAGAGATAAGAGCtgggcagagcccagaggggctgCTGCTTTTGTGAACCCCCTTGTCCTGACCTTATGTACCCTCTGATTGTCCCCCAAAACCACTGTCAGGGCTGGGAGCCCCTGGGCAGGACTCCAGTCCCCTCCAGTCCTCCCCAGTGCCAACACTGAGGGCATCGTCAGGTACCACTCCTTGGTGCTGAGGTCtgagggcacagggcagggataGGGTTTAGCCATACCTCTACCCTTGGTCATACTCCCAAACCCCAACCCTGTGCCCCCTCCTTGCAcccccttcccatccctgaggctggggctgcacagaCCCCCAGTGCAGGGAGAGCcgtgctggtgctgagcagggggcTGGCCTACAGCTGCGGGGTGGCACAGCCTGGGGACAGGGCCGTGGGCAGAGAGGGGGTGGGACACAAGGACATGTGTGGCGGCGAGGGGATGCCCTGGGAAGATGATTCTGCCTTGCTGGTGGCACTGAAAGCCCCAAGGCCACAGGGCAGGGGAAGCAGAGGGCGGTGGTACAGCCTGGCCCTGTGGCATCAGCCTCTTGGGGTGATCAGCCACTTTAGGGGATCCTTTTAGGGCAGGTATGCACCAAACAAATCTCCCACTGCCACGGGTTTAGTGCTCCATGgctgggagggtttggggaccagggagtggcagagcccatccccATGGCATCGAGGCAAGTCCATGTTTGTGGCAACCCCCAGCCTGGTTCTGCCCACTGCTACTGTATTGGGGAACCTTTTGGGGGAGTAGGGGGCAGGTTGCCCTGTGCTGCAACAGTACCTGGGGGAGACATTCACCCCATGAGTAACGGGGCTCTTCAGGAAGCCTTGGAGGGTTGTGGAGACCTTGACTCTGGGCTGTTCCTGCCCTTATATGGTGAATATAGGCTGGGACAGGAGGGGACAAAGGTCTCCCGGGTGCTGGCACCCGAGCATTTTGCCTAGGCAG belongs to Colius striatus isolate bColStr4 chromosome 11, bColStr4.1.hap1, whole genome shotgun sequence and includes:
- the CTDSP1 gene encoding carboxy-terminal domain RNA polymerase II polypeptide A small phosphatase 1, translating into MEHQSIIAQVSREEGSAPLQEKGTQAPAKKPRSRSILQSLFCCLCSDEGEPRAGPPSAPLLVEENGALPKAAVKHLLPEIKPQDASKLCVVIDLDETLVHSSFKPVNNADFIIPVEIDGIMHQVYVLKRPHVDEFLQRMGELFECVLFTASLAKYADPVADLLDKWGAFRARLFRESCVFHRGNYVKDLSRLGRDLRRIIIVDNSPASYIFHPDNAVPVASWFDNMADTELLDLLPFFERLSKVEDVYAVLKKQRTNS
- the SLC11A1 gene encoding natural resistance-associated macrophage protein 1; this translates as MSVASLEPGLTGSLNRGQAQTYGKGRSPMPSQGPGTQDQTYLDELVSIPKGGGPGFSFRKLWAFTGPGFLMSIAYLDPGNVESDLQCGAVAGFKLLWVLLWATVLGLLCQRLAIRLAVVTGKDLGQICYLYYPKVPRVLLWLMIEIAIIGSDMQEVIGTAIAFSLLSAGRIPLWGGVLITIVDTIFFLFLDKYGLRKLEAFFGLLITIMALSFGYEYVMVRPAQAEVLRGIFLPYCQGCGREELLQAVGIVGAIIMPHNIFLHSSLVKTRAIDRSKKEAVQEANMYFLTESCLALFVSFLINLFVMAVFGEAFYRQRNQDVHNKCINSSVSHYASIFPTNNETVSVDIYQGGVILGCYFGAVALYIWAVGILAAGQSSTMTGTYAGQFVMEGFLQLRWSRFARVLFTRSFAILPTVFVAAFKDVSHLTGMNDLLNVLQSILLPFAVLPILTFTSLRPLMQDFTNGLPGKLLMTLITGLVCAINIYFVVDFLPTLQGLGYYIPLGLLLAAYVAFVAYLIWTCSIAHGARFLARGHHSQFSFGVSLDQPVLTGTR